A window from Macaca fascicularis isolate 582-1 chromosome 20, T2T-MFA8v1.1 encodes these proteins:
- the LOC102136451 gene encoding metallothionein-2-like, translating into MDPNCSCSAGDSCTCADSCKCKECTCPSCKKSCCSCCPVGCAKCAQGCICKGALDKCSCCA; encoded by the exons ATGGACCCCAACTGCTCCTGCTCCGCTG GTGACTCCTGCACCTGCGCCGACTCCTGCAAGTGCAAAGAGTGCACATGCCCCTCCTGCAAGAAGA gctgctgctcctgctgccctgtgggcTGTGCCAAGTGTGCCCAGGGCTGCATCTGCAAAGGGGCCTTGGACAAGTGCAGCTGCTGTGCCTGA